The Vibrio alginolyticus NBRC 15630 = ATCC 17749 genomic sequence TTGGGCATTATCACGGAGAGGAAGGATTCAGAACTTTTAGTCATGCGAAAACCATTCTTCACACACCGAAATGGTTGCCAAGAACGAGCGTATTAATGCGCCGTAGGGCTATGGCGATAAAAGCGATCCAAAAGATCTTTGTTCGATAATAATTATGATTTGATTGATAAAAAACCGCCCGAATAGGCGGTTTTTTGTTTCTATATGCTCTGAAACGCTGGGCACCAAAGTCCGAGAAACTTCCATCGCGTGCTACCAACAAAACAAAGAAAGGCTCTTGTTGATAGAGCCTTGTTCAGGAAGTGTCGAGAGATCTTGGCAAGTTTAATGCAGAACTTCACTGCTGAATCTTAGATATCTACAGTCGTTCATCAGTTCTTTAAACGCCTTTCGGTCCAGCTTAATCAGAGTTTCATGATCGCCAGCTTCAAGGTAGACATGTTCCAAGTTTGCTAGTCTTTCATCGCAAACTGTCGACATGTGGTAAGGGCTACCAATCGGTGGAATAGCGCCGTGTTCACAATCGGTGAAGAGTCGGTAAACCATACGCTCTTTCACCAAGTGGAAGGTGGCATTAAATTCGTCGTTTAATCTCGACAAACTGATTTTGTTGTTGGCAGGTAAGACCGCCATCATATGACGCCCTTCATGATCCTCTAGAATCACACCTTTTGCGATATTCATTAAAGGCACACCTGCTGCAACACCACTTTGTAGCGAGCTATGACTGTGGCTGTGATTCACGGTTTGAAAGTGAATGTTATGCTCAGTCAAATATTCATCTAATCGGGTTGCAATCGTCATATAGCCTCCACGTGTATGAGACCCATAAAAAGTATAGGTTAGTCGGGCGACAATCGCGCATTTTACTCGGCGACACTGACGCTCTTTACGCTCCTGTTCTACGCTTATTGCAAGCCAGCGAGAAAGCATGGTTAACAATAATAAATAGGGGGCAAC encodes the following:
- a CDS encoding aminoacyl-tRNA deacylase; the encoded protein is MTIATRLDEYLTEHNIHFQTVNHSHSHSSLQSGVAAGVPLMNIAKGVILEDHEGRHMMAVLPANNKISLSRLNDEFNATFHLVKERMVYRLFTDCEHGAIPPIGSPYHMSTVCDERLANLEHVYLEAGDHETLIKLDRKAFKELMNDCRYLRFSSEVLH